A region from the Sulfurivermis fontis genome encodes:
- a CDS encoding type II secretion system F family protein, whose amino-acid sequence MAEKAPAQATFLWEGTDKRGARAKGEIQSSNAAQAKAELRRQGINPLKVKAKPKPLFGGRGKAITPKDIAIFTRQLATMLSSGVPLVQAFDIIGRGHEKASMRDLVLAIKADVEGGIALAEALRKHPAYFDSLTCNLVHAGEQAGILDSLLDKIATYKEKTEAIKGKIKKAMFYPTAVIIAAFIITAILLIFVIPQFKEMFTSFGAELPALTLMVMAMSDYFVSYWWAIFGGLGAFIYGFSQLKKRSKVFSEALQRLSLTFPVIGAILTKASIARFARTLSTMFAAGVPLVEAMDSVAGAVGNVVYSTAVTKMRDEVSTGQSLQAAMTQSGVFPNMVCQMVAIGEEAGSIDTMLAKVADFYEEEVDNAVDGLSSLLEPLIMAFLGAVIGGLVIAMYLPIFKMGQVV is encoded by the coding sequence ATGGCGGAAAAAGCTCCAGCACAAGCCACATTCCTGTGGGAAGGGACGGACAAGCGCGGCGCCCGCGCCAAGGGCGAGATCCAGTCCAGCAACGCTGCCCAGGCCAAGGCCGAGCTGCGGCGGCAAGGCATCAATCCCCTCAAGGTGAAGGCCAAGCCAAAACCCCTGTTCGGCGGCCGCGGCAAGGCGATCACCCCGAAGGACATCGCCATCTTCACCCGCCAGCTGGCCACCATGCTGTCCTCCGGTGTACCTCTGGTACAGGCCTTCGATATTATCGGCCGCGGCCATGAAAAGGCATCCATGCGCGACCTTGTCCTGGCCATCAAGGCAGATGTCGAAGGCGGTATCGCCCTGGCCGAAGCATTGCGCAAACACCCAGCTTACTTCGATTCCCTCACCTGCAACCTGGTTCATGCCGGTGAACAGGCCGGTATCCTCGACTCGCTGCTGGACAAAATCGCTACGTACAAGGAAAAGACCGAGGCCATCAAAGGCAAGATCAAGAAGGCGATGTTTTATCCCACCGCGGTCATCATCGCGGCGTTTATCATTACCGCCATCCTGCTGATTTTCGTCATCCCGCAGTTCAAGGAAATGTTTACCAGTTTTGGCGCGGAACTCCCCGCCCTGACCCTGATGGTCATGGCGATGTCTGATTATTTCGTGTCGTATTGGTGGGCTATCTTCGGCGGATTGGGCGCCTTCATTTACGGCTTCAGCCAGTTGAAAAAACGTTCCAAGGTATTTTCTGAAGCACTACAGCGGCTGTCACTCACGTTTCCCGTCATTGGCGCCATCCTGACCAAGGCCTCCATTGCCCGTTTCGCGCGCACCCTGTCTACGATGTTTGCGGCCGGTGTGCCGCTCGTCGAGGCCATGGACTCTGTCGCTGGTGCCGTAGGCAATGTGGTGTACAGTACCGCCGTCACCAAAATGCGTGATGAGGTTTCCACTGGCCAATCCCTGCAGGCCGCCATGACCCAGTCCGGCGTGTTTCCCAATATGGTGTGCCAGATGGTGGCGATCGGTGAGGAGGCTGGTTCCATCGACACCATGCTGGCCAAGGTGGCCGACTTTTATGAGGAGGAGGTCGACAATGCCGTGGATGGCCTGAGCAGCCTGCTGGAACCGCTGATCATGGCCTTCCTGGGCGCGGTCATTGGCGGCCTGGTAATTGCGATGTATCTGCCCATCTTCAAGATGGGTCAGGTCGTCTAA
- a CDS encoding pilin codes for MTRNRGFTLIELMIVVAIIGILAAIAIPQYQDYTARSQVNRVYHELSQLRTPAEESLSRGDIAFTAADIGYVASNLSTGPLAIDFMAGDGAGSLSLTLGGNATTAVAGAVITLNRDSLGNWVCTIDASAATGWKPGYMPAGCS; via the coding sequence ATGACGCGCAACCGCGGTTTTACCCTGATCGAGTTGATGATCGTGGTGGCCATCATCGGCATCCTGGCGGCCATCGCCATTCCCCAATATCAGGACTATACCGCCCGCAGTCAGGTCAATCGGGTATATCATGAGCTGTCCCAGCTACGCACCCCGGCGGAAGAAAGCCTGTCGCGCGGCGACATCGCTTTTACCGCCGCCGACATCGGCTATGTCGCCTCCAATCTCAGTACCGGCCCCTTGGCCATCGACTTCATGGCGGGTGATGGCGCCGGCTCCCTCTCGCTCACCCTGGGCGGTAACGCCACCACCGCCGTGGCCGGTGCGGTGATTACCCTGAACCGCGACAGCCTGGGCAACTGGGTCTGTACTATTGATGCCTCCGCCGCCACTGGCTGGAAACCCGGTTATATGCCAGCCGGTTGCAGCTAA
- the pilB gene encoding type IV-A pilus assembly ATPase PilB, giving the protein MATSGLRVQLSGLARRLIRDGLLSEADAEKATEQANKKRTPLVSYLVEQKLVEARAIAMATAHEFGVPLLDITVFDLDPELIKQVDEKLIRNHHALPIFKRGSRLFVALSDPTNIAALDEFKFHVGANTEAILVEEDKLTKVIEKALESKESALSDIADTDLDDLEISAEDEEGGGPEVTASDADDTPVVRFINKVLLDAVNKGASDIHFEPYEKMYRVRFRQDGILREVANPPTALSAKIAARIKVMSRLDISERRVPQDGRIKMTLSKNRAIDFRVSTCPTLWGEKIVLRILDPSSAKLGIDVLGYEPEQKELYLSALAKPYGMILVTGPTGSGKTVSLYTGLNILNTPDRNISTAEDPAEINLPGINQVNVNPKVGLTFAAALKAFLRQDPDVIMVGEIRDLETAEIAIKAAQTGHLVLSTLHTNDAPQTLARLMNIGVAPYNIAAAVNLIIAQRLARRLCNHCKKPEDVPKEALIAEGFTEAQLAGLTIYKPVGCDQCNGGYKGRVGIYQVMPVSEEMGRIIMKGGTAMDLADQAKREGIADLRESAIKKLRAGVIGLEELNRVTKD; this is encoded by the coding sequence ATGGCGACATCAGGATTGCGTGTACAACTGAGCGGACTGGCTCGCCGCTTAATTCGGGACGGACTCCTGAGCGAGGCCGATGCGGAGAAGGCCACCGAACAGGCCAACAAAAAGCGCACTCCGTTGGTCAGCTATCTGGTGGAGCAAAAGCTGGTCGAAGCCCGTGCCATCGCCATGGCGACGGCCCATGAATTCGGCGTCCCCCTGCTCGACATCACCGTATTCGACCTCGATCCGGAACTCATCAAGCAGGTCGATGAAAAGCTGATTCGCAATCACCACGCCCTGCCCATCTTCAAGCGCGGCAGCCGCCTGTTCGTTGCCCTGTCCGATCCGACCAACATCGCTGCACTCGACGAATTCAAATTTCACGTCGGCGCCAATACCGAAGCCATCCTCGTCGAGGAGGACAAGCTCACCAAGGTCATCGAGAAAGCGCTGGAAAGCAAGGAAAGCGCACTGTCGGATATTGCCGACACCGACCTCGATGACCTGGAGATCAGCGCTGAGGACGAGGAGGGCGGCGGCCCCGAGGTTACCGCCTCCGATGCCGATGACACGCCGGTGGTACGCTTCATCAACAAGGTATTGCTCGATGCCGTCAACAAGGGCGCCTCGGATATCCACTTCGAGCCATACGAAAAGATGTACCGTGTCCGCTTCCGCCAGGATGGCATCCTGCGCGAGGTGGCCAACCCGCCGACCGCGTTGAGCGCCAAGATAGCCGCCCGTATCAAGGTCATGTCGCGCCTGGACATCTCCGAGCGCCGCGTGCCCCAGGACGGCCGTATCAAGATGACACTGTCGAAGAACCGCGCCATCGACTTCCGTGTCAGCACCTGTCCCACCCTGTGGGGCGAAAAGATCGTGTTGCGTATCCTCGATCCCTCCAGCGCCAAGCTGGGCATCGACGTGCTGGGTTACGAGCCGGAACAGAAAGAGCTCTATTTGAGCGCCCTGGCCAAGCCCTACGGCATGATCCTGGTTACCGGCCCGACCGGTTCCGGTAAAACCGTATCGCTGTATACCGGCCTCAACATCCTCAATACACCGGATCGCAATATCTCCACCGCGGAAGACCCGGCGGAAATCAATCTACCCGGCATCAATCAGGTCAATGTCAATCCCAAGGTCGGACTCACCTTCGCCGCCGCCCTGAAGGCCTTCCTGCGTCAGGATCCCGACGTCATCATGGTGGGTGAAATTCGTGACCTGGAAACGGCGGAAATCGCCATCAAGGCCGCCCAGACCGGTCACCTGGTACTGTCCACCCTGCACACCAATGACGCCCCGCAGACGCTGGCGCGACTGATGAACATCGGTGTGGCTCCCTACAACATTGCTGCCGCGGTCAACCTCATCATCGCGCAGCGCCTGGCTCGACGTCTGTGCAACCACTGCAAGAAACCGGAGGATGTACCCAAGGAAGCGCTGATTGCCGAGGGCTTCACCGAGGCGCAGCTCGCCGGCCTCACCATCTACAAACCGGTCGGCTGTGATCAGTGCAATGGCGGCTACAAGGGACGCGTCGGTATCTATCAGGTCATGCCAGTATCGGAAGAAATGGGCCGCATCATCATGAAAGGCGGCACGGCGATGGACCTTGCCGACCAGGCCAAGCGCGAGGGCATCGCCGATCTGCGTGAATCGGCCATCAAGAAACTGCGCGCCGGCGTCATCGGACTGGAAGAACTCAACCGTGTAACCAAGGACTAA
- the zapD gene encoding cell division protein ZapD, giving the protein MQKYIIYEHPLNERVRTLLRLEFLFRQIKHFMSGNTVWDSRAVLSNVMDILTVFSRGDLKTELIKELERNAVNLGRLTEKSGVDHTQLKNILHWLNKLRGVLHGMEGQLGQELRDNEFLNAIRQRSSIPGGTCDFDLPLYHQWLHLPHEQRQADMERWLATLDTVRQSVELILKLIRNSAEPTTAVAESGVYQHALDPAIPFQLVRIGIAAELPYYAEVSGGKHRFAVRFLRPVANARPQQATEDIAFRLTCCAL; this is encoded by the coding sequence GTGCAGAAATACATCATATACGAACATCCTCTCAACGAGCGAGTACGCACCCTGTTGCGCCTGGAGTTTCTGTTTCGCCAGATAAAACATTTCATGTCCGGCAACACGGTATGGGACTCACGTGCGGTCCTCAGCAATGTAATGGACATTCTGACGGTGTTTAGCCGCGGCGATCTCAAAACTGAACTCATCAAGGAACTGGAACGCAATGCCGTCAATCTTGGACGCCTGACCGAGAAAAGCGGCGTCGATCACACCCAGCTGAAAAATATCCTGCACTGGCTCAACAAACTACGTGGGGTGTTGCACGGCATGGAGGGACAGCTCGGCCAGGAACTGCGCGACAACGAGTTTCTCAATGCCATCCGTCAGCGCAGCAGTATTCCTGGTGGCACCTGTGATTTTGACCTGCCGCTCTACCATCAATGGCTACATTTACCACACGAGCAACGCCAAGCAGATATGGAACGCTGGCTCGCAACGCTGGACACTGTGCGGCAATCGGTCGAGTTGATTCTGAAGCTGATTCGTAACAGTGCCGAGCCCACTACGGCGGTAGCCGAATCCGGTGTCTATCAACATGCTCTCGACCCGGCGATCCCATTTCAACTGGTACGTATCGGCATCGCCGCGGAGCTGCCGTACTACGCGGAGGTCAGCGGCGGTAAACACCGTTTCGCCGTGCGCTTCCTGCGGCCGGTGGCCAATGCCCGTCCCCAGCAGGCTACCGAAGACATCGCCTTTCGCCTCACCTGCTGTGCACTATGA
- the yacG gene encoding DNA gyrase inhibitor YacG, whose amino-acid sequence MSQVTVKCPTCGKPVRWSATERWRPFCSERCRLIDLGAWADGSHAIPGEPAGLPPGRTEQDSDITH is encoded by the coding sequence ATGAGTCAGGTCACAGTCAAATGCCCAACCTGCGGCAAGCCGGTGCGCTGGTCGGCGACGGAACGCTGGCGGCCATTCTGCAGCGAACGCTGCCGTTTGATCGATCTGGGAGCCTGGGCCGACGGCAGTCATGCCATACCGGGTGAACCCGCCGGGCTGCCTCCGGGCCGCACCGAACAAGATAGTGACATCACGCACTGA
- a CDS encoding Nudix family hydrolase translates to MTPVIHVAAAAIIDAAGRVLIARRPLHTHQGGLWEFPGGKLEHGEDVLTALARELHEELGIDVLRARPLISIPYSYPDRRILLDVWRVDAFAGDARGQAGQDIRWVGLDQLAEFSFPPPNRPIITALQLPDRYLITPEPGQIKDWPIFLAHLEQALQRGTSLVQLRARQLDQAGLQLLAPQVLALCRRYRARLLLNAAPSLAAELDMDGVHLNSECAKDCVQRPVAGKRWLVGVSCHTAEELAHACKMDADFALLSPVQPTASHPGVPALGWDVFARLVAATTIPVYALGGMRVVDIPTAWQHGGQGIAAINGLW, encoded by the coding sequence CTGACTCCCGTTATCCATGTCGCTGCTGCAGCCATCATTGACGCGGCCGGCCGTGTCCTCATAGCCCGTCGTCCGCTGCACACGCATCAAGGGGGGCTGTGGGAATTTCCAGGAGGAAAACTCGAACACGGCGAGGATGTGTTGACGGCGCTTGCTCGGGAATTGCATGAGGAACTCGGTATCGATGTGCTGCGGGCACGGCCGCTGATCAGTATTCCCTACAGCTATCCCGATCGTCGAATATTGCTTGATGTCTGGCGCGTGGATGCCTTTGCAGGCGATGCCCGCGGACAAGCGGGGCAGGATATCCGTTGGGTTGGCCTCGACCAACTTGCCGAATTCAGTTTCCCGCCACCGAACCGGCCGATTATTACTGCGCTGCAATTGCCGGATCGCTATCTGATCACCCCGGAGCCCGGACAGATAAAGGACTGGCCCATCTTTCTCGCGCACCTGGAACAGGCGTTACAGCGGGGTACTTCGCTGGTGCAGTTGCGCGCCAGGCAGCTTGATCAGGCAGGACTACAGCTCCTGGCGCCACAGGTGTTGGCTCTGTGTCGAAGATATCGCGCGCGCCTGTTGCTTAACGCGGCTCCCAGTCTGGCTGCAGAGTTGGATATGGACGGTGTGCATCTCAACAGTGAGTGTGCCAAGGATTGTGTGCAGCGGCCCGTTGCCGGGAAGAGATGGCTGGTGGGCGTATCGTGTCACACGGCAGAAGAACTGGCCCATGCCTGCAAGATGGACGCGGATTTTGCGCTGTTATCGCCCGTGCAACCTACCGCCAGCCATCCCGGTGTTCCTGCTCTTGGATGGGATGTCTTTGCGCGCCTGGTCGCAGCAACTACTATTCCGGTCTATGCCCTGGGGGGGATGCGTGTGGTGGATATCCCAACGGCCTGGCAGCATGGGGGGCAGGGGATCGCGGCGATCAACGGACTCTGGTGA
- a CDS encoding pilin, producing the protein MKKQAGFTLIELMIVVAIIGILAAIAIPQYQDYIARTQVNRAYGEVSALRTAVEENLMRGNAGFAAADLGYVASNITTGALTINFAATGAGSLAVTLGGNAAAAVAGTTITLNRAVDGTWTCDVDESGAGSWKASYMPAGCS; encoded by the coding sequence ATGAAGAAGCAAGCCGGCTTTACCCTTATCGAACTGATGATCGTGGTTGCCATCATCGGCATCCTGGCCGCCATCGCCATTCCGCAGTACCAGGACTACATTGCCCGTACCCAGGTCAACCGCGCCTACGGTGAGGTTTCTGCCCTGCGCACTGCGGTGGAAGAGAACCTGATGCGCGGCAACGCCGGCTTCGCTGCCGCTGACCTTGGCTATGTCGCCTCCAACATCACTACCGGTGCACTGACCATCAACTTCGCGGCCACCGGCGCGGGCTCCCTGGCCGTCACGCTGGGCGGCAATGCCGCCGCGGCCGTCGCCGGTACGACCATCACCCTGAACCGCGCCGTTGATGGCACCTGGACCTGTGATGTGGACGAGAGCGGCGCCGGTAGCTGGAAGGCCAGCTACATGCCCGCCGGTTGTTCCTGA
- a CDS encoding type II toxin-antitoxin system Phd/YefM family antitoxin gives MHELSIREMRAALGNLDRLADESGELIVTRHGQAIARILPIKSRKLRPSHADLRNRTPRLAASSADLIRSERDER, from the coding sequence ATGCATGAACTGAGCATAAGGGAAATGCGTGCCGCGTTAGGGAATCTGGATCGGTTGGCCGATGAGTCCGGCGAACTAATAGTGACACGCCACGGCCAGGCCATCGCCCGTATTCTGCCCATCAAGTCACGCAAACTCCGCCCGAGCCACGCCGACCTGCGCAACCGCACCCCGCGTCTTGCCGCCTCCTCCGCAGACTTGATACGCAGCGAACGCGATGAACGCTGA
- the coaE gene encoding dephospho-CoA kinase (Dephospho-CoA kinase (CoaE) performs the final step in coenzyme A biosynthesis.): protein MLRIGLTGGIGSGKSTVSELFAGLGVPIIDTDRIAHELTAPGTTVVERIAELFGTEVLASDNSLDRPRLRQLIFADASRREQLEGLLHPLIQERVLQQMTQLTGPYCILVVPLLLEKGWQSLVDRILVVDAPPELQFARTLQRDDRPAAEVHAIIAAQISREQRLAAADDVVINDADRLELAAQVEALHKKYLQLATLS, encoded by the coding sequence ATGTTGCGCATCGGCCTCACCGGCGGAATCGGCAGCGGCAAAAGCACGGTAAGTGAATTGTTTGCCGGACTCGGTGTACCAATCATCGATACGGATCGTATTGCCCATGAACTGACCGCCCCCGGCACGACAGTGGTCGAGCGCATAGCTGAATTGTTCGGCACTGAGGTGCTGGCAAGTGATAACTCCCTGGACCGTCCCCGCTTGCGCCAGCTCATCTTTGCAGATGCCTCTAGGCGCGAACAGTTGGAAGGCTTGCTTCATCCCCTCATCCAAGAGCGGGTGTTACAGCAGATGACGCAGCTAACCGGACCATACTGCATCCTTGTGGTACCCCTGCTGCTCGAAAAAGGCTGGCAGTCCCTGGTGGACCGTATCCTGGTGGTGGATGCACCGCCTGAACTCCAGTTCGCCCGGACCCTGCAGCGCGATGACCGTCCCGCCGCGGAGGTCCATGCTATAATTGCAGCGCAGATTTCCCGGGAGCAACGCTTGGCAGCCGCCGATGATGTGGTGATCAATGATGCGGATCGGCTGGAGTTGGCTGCCCAAGTGGAGGCGCTGCACAAAAAATATCTCCAGCTCGCCACGCTGTCGTAA
- a CDS encoding prepilin peptidase, with translation MSDPTALMLADPLFITLVAAIFGLVMGSFLNVVIYRLPIIMERNWRRDCAELAGEAPAPQERFDLVMPRSRCPHCGQMVTARDNIPVLSYLLLRGRCRACGARLSLRYPLVELLTAALTVVTALHFGLNMQGLFAVLLTWSLIALGFIDFDKQLLPDSITLPMLWLGLLLSLFGIYTDSQASIIGAAAGYLSLWSIYHLFRLLTGKEGMGYGDFKLFALFGAWLGWQSLPLIILLSSAVGAVLGLTLIVFRGRNRHIPLPFGPFLAIAGWIALLWGEQLNAWYLKTALPA, from the coding sequence ATGAGCGATCCGACGGCACTCATGCTGGCCGATCCGCTGTTCATCACCCTGGTCGCCGCAATATTCGGCCTGGTAATGGGCAGCTTTCTGAATGTGGTCATCTACCGGCTACCCATCATCATGGAGCGGAACTGGCGGCGTGACTGCGCCGAGCTGGCCGGCGAGGCGCCTGCGCCTCAGGAGCGTTTCGATCTGGTGATGCCCCGCTCACGTTGTCCGCATTGCGGGCAGATGGTCACGGCACGCGACAACATTCCTGTGCTCAGTTATCTGTTGCTGCGGGGCCGCTGCCGGGCCTGTGGGGCACGCCTCTCTCTCCGTTATCCGCTGGTCGAGCTGCTGACCGCTGCGCTGACGGTGGTAACGGCCCTGCATTTTGGCCTGAACATGCAGGGGCTATTCGCCGTCCTGCTGACCTGGTCGCTCATCGCCCTCGGCTTCATCGATTTCGACAAGCAGCTGTTGCCCGACAGCATCACCCTGCCCATGCTCTGGCTGGGTTTGCTGCTCAGCCTGTTTGGCATCTATACCGACAGTCAGGCCAGTATCATTGGTGCCGCCGCCGGTTATCTGTCGCTCTGGTCCATCTACCATCTGTTCCGTCTGCTCACCGGCAAGGAGGGCATGGGTTATGGCGACTTCAAGCTGTTCGCCTTGTTCGGTGCCTGGCTCGGCTGGCAAAGCCTGCCACTGATCATCCTGCTATCCTCCGCCGTCGGCGCCGTACTCGGTCTCACCCTGATCGTCTTCCGCGGCCGCAACCGCCACATCCCCCTTCCCTTCGGTCCCTTTCTGGCCATCGCCGGCTGGATTGCCCTGCTCTGGGGTGAACAGTTGAACGCTTGGTACCTGAAAACCGCCCTTCCGGCCTAA
- the argJ gene encoding bifunctional glutamate N-acetyltransferase/amino-acid acetyltransferase ArgJ has protein sequence MAVGFAGLAQLLPVPGFRIGIASAGIKKPGRRDVVVMELAAGATCAGMFTRNAFCAAPVIVAKEHLSVTAPRYFLINTGNANAGTGKQGLADARQSCISLGQLAGCKEHEVLPFSTGVIGEPLPLAKITAVLPQALTGLGEDNWADAAYGIMTTDTVPKGCSRRVVLSGGEVIITGIAKGAGMIRPDMATMLAYIATDAKVEQALLQQALDGAVGRSFNRITVDGDTSTNDACMLVATGYSGVSVAADSTDFVRFSAAVTEVCEFLAQAIVRDGEGATKLITIDVINGRDERECEQVAFTIAHSPLVKTAFFASDPNWGRILAAVGRAGVPQLDLDAITIHLGDVCIVRDGGRAADYTEERGAAVMAQAEINIRVDLVRGSAQARVWTCDFSYDYIRINAEYRS, from the coding sequence ATGGCAGTAGGTTTCGCAGGGTTGGCTCAGCTGTTACCTGTACCTGGATTTCGTATCGGCATAGCCTCGGCTGGCATCAAGAAGCCGGGGCGGCGTGATGTGGTGGTGATGGAGCTTGCTGCTGGGGCGACCTGTGCCGGCATGTTCACCCGCAACGCATTTTGTGCCGCACCTGTGATCGTTGCGAAGGAACATTTGTCCGTTACTGCCCCACGCTATTTTCTGATCAATACCGGCAACGCCAATGCCGGTACTGGCAAGCAGGGGCTGGCAGATGCCCGTCAAAGCTGTATATCGCTGGGACAGTTGGCTGGATGCAAGGAGCACGAGGTGTTGCCGTTTTCCACAGGTGTGATTGGTGAGCCGTTACCCTTGGCCAAGATCACGGCTGTATTGCCCCAGGCCCTGACTGGGCTGGGGGAAGATAACTGGGCTGATGCTGCGTATGGCATCATGACGACGGATACGGTGCCTAAGGGCTGTTCCCGTCGGGTAGTCCTATCCGGCGGTGAAGTCATCATCACAGGTATTGCCAAGGGGGCAGGTATGATTCGTCCCGATATGGCGACGATGCTTGCCTATATTGCAACCGATGCCAAGGTTGAGCAGGCGTTATTGCAGCAGGCGCTGGATGGTGCTGTAGGTCGTTCCTTCAACCGCATCACTGTAGATGGTGACACCTCGACCAATGATGCCTGCATGCTGGTAGCAACCGGTTATTCGGGCGTCTCTGTGGCAGCCGATTCAACGGACTTTGTGCGCTTTAGTGCGGCAGTGACTGAGGTATGTGAATTCCTGGCTCAGGCCATCGTGCGCGATGGTGAAGGTGCTACCAAGCTGATTACCATTGATGTAATCAATGGGCGTGATGAGCGGGAGTGTGAACAGGTTGCATTTACCATTGCTCATTCTCCCCTGGTAAAAACAGCATTTTTCGCCTCGGATCCCAACTGGGGACGTATTCTGGCCGCGGTTGGTCGCGCCGGAGTGCCACAATTGGATTTGGATGCCATTACCATTCATCTGGGGGATGTGTGCATTGTCCGTGATGGTGGGCGCGCGGCAGACTATACGGAAGAGCGTGGTGCTGCTGTCATGGCGCAGGCCGAGATCAATATTCGTGTCGATCTTGTGCGCGGCAGCGCGCAAGCGCGGGTGTGGACCTGCGATTTTTCCTATGATTACATCCGCATCAACGCCGAGTACCGCTCCTGA
- a CDS encoding type II toxin-antitoxin system VapC family toxin: MNADGVVYIDTSALAKWYLNEEGSDTFSAYIQTLDSAIISTLTRTEIRSLLARRRRMGDLDVGLEPVLYAAFQDDISSGHLQLYTVANERFDEAANLLALYPEQPLRTLDALHLAVAKHYGIGAIATADTVMANAAAAMGFAVRTF, from the coding sequence ATGAACGCTGACGGGGTCGTCTACATCGATACCAGTGCGCTGGCAAAGTGGTACCTGAACGAGGAGGGTTCGGATACGTTCAGTGCCTACATCCAGACACTGGACAGCGCCATCATCAGCACGCTGACCCGTACCGAGATACGCTCCCTGCTCGCACGTCGCAGGCGCATGGGTGATTTGGATGTCGGCCTGGAACCCGTTCTCTATGCCGCCTTTCAGGATGACATTTCCTCCGGCCACCTCCAGCTCTACACCGTGGCAAACGAACGTTTCGACGAAGCGGCCAATTTGCTCGCACTCTATCCGGAGCAACCACTACGCACCCTGGATGCCCTGCACCTCGCCGTGGCAAAACACTACGGCATCGGCGCCATCGCCACTGCCGATACCGTGATGGCCAATGCGGCGGCAGCAATGGGATTCGCCGTGCGGACCTTCTAA